The sequence TAAACGTATTTGGGTATTATCGAGAAAGAAGAAATTTTGTTGATAGTCCGGAGGCTTCTTTTTAAAGTTTTTCCGGATAAATATGGTGTTTTCCGGAATAAAAACCAGAAGATAAAAAATGAATGAGCGGGAGCGGGCAATTTCAGCAGGTAATATATATGCCGTAGGAAACTCTCCCAAGTCCGGGCTAAGGCTGAAAAGGCCTGAACCCGGATAAAGAAGAGAGAACTTTTAACGCTGAACTTTTTACTTCATCAGGATGAATTTTTTTGCAGAAGTAAACTCCCCTGCCTCAAGCCTGTAGATGTACATTCCGCCCGGAAGGCTTGTTCCGTCAAACCTTACTGAGTAGTTTCCTGCGGGCTTAAATTCATTTACAACAACGGCTACTCTTTTTCCAAGGGCATCAAAAACCGTAAGCCTTACATTTCCCTCTTTCATTAAGGAAAAGTTTATTGTTGTTGAAGGGTTGAACGGGTTCGGATAGTTCTGCGACAAAATGTAATCCCCGGGCACGGCATTATCGGGAGATGGGACCACAGAAACCACATTGCTCCTGAGCAGAAAATCGCCCACAGTCTTAAGAAGAGGGTTCGCCTTAGAAGTAGCGTTATAGCTCTGTGCAATTTTCCAAATAATTGTGCCTGCAAGCCCCTTTGAATTAATATAGTCGCATTTCATTCTGGTCGAGGTGGTATCATCAAATGAAATCACCTGCGTGTGCGCAGTGTTGCGCAGGTAAGGGGTTTTCGTATTATTGTCGAAGGTATACTGCCAGCCGGTATTATTCAGGTAGCTTGATACAATAGTGTTATAGCTTAATGCTTTGGCGCCTGAAGTAGTTGTAATACTTCCGTACATTTCAGGCGCATTCATCAGGTATCCGTAGAACGGCATGCCTGCGCACACCTTGGATTTTGACATGCCGCCTGCTATCCAGGCATTTACGCTCTTATCGATGGAATATGTCTGCTGGCTTGTGCTGTAAAGGGCGGAATTATTTATAAGCCTTGTACCTGCCTGTTCCCAGTTGCCGGTAAAATCATAGGTCATTATTCCAATCCAGTCAAGCAGTGTGTTCAGTTTGGGCACGTCGTATCCGGCGCTCGGCGAGTTATAAACTGCCGCGGTCATAAGAGGGATATTGTTTGCGTTGAAGGCCGCTCTTAAGTCCGTAAGGAGTGTGACAAAGTTTGCCTTGTCGCCGCTGGCAGGATACTCCCAGTCGAAGTCTGCCCCGTCGTAATTATTAGCTTTAATAAAATTGACAAGGTTCGTAATAAATGCAGCTCTGGCTGTCGCGCTGTTCACCATGGTCTTAAATCCGGTATTCTGAGCAGAAGTGCCGTATCCGCCGATCGATACCAGAACCTTGACGCCGTTGTTGTGGGCTGCTGTTATCATGTCAGGATAAAGAGCCAGCTGGCTCTGATCCAGGCTTCCATCGGCCAAAGGCCATAAGAACGCGTGACAGATGTGTGTCAGGCTGGTAAAATCAATTGCGGTCGAGGGATAAGAAGAATTATCCCAGTTATAATAGCCAATAACCCTCTTATTATTCAGGTTCTGTGAGAAGAGGTTTTGAACCATAAGAAGTATGAGGACAGATGAAGTAAGAAATTTTTTCATTTGAATTCCTTAAGGATTAAGACACTAAAGATCTTTTTGGATTAATTATCGGCAGGAAAATAAGCGCAGTTTATCAGGTTATCAGGTAAAAAAATAGTTATAAAAAAGTGTTGCAAATATCCTTTTTTATTCACATGCCAGTCCTTAAGTAATGCACCCGAGGGATATTCTCAGGTCCGCAGCGGACTTACCTTTAGCTGGCAGATGCTGCAGGCTCCTGTATGCACACAGACCGTGCCGCCGCATTCCTTGCACGTCCATCTGGCTTTTTCCTCCTGAAGGAATTTTCTGATGCCTGAAGTTTTTATAGTCAGCAGGTTTTCAATTACGCTCATTCCGTATTTTGTACGGTATCTTTTATCCAGCTGCTTAAGGCTTGCGCAGGGGAAATCTTCACATTCGAAGCAGTACTTTGTTTTCCTGTCTGTAAATACCCGGCAGGTTTTTATCTGGCAGGTAACGCGGGTCTTAGGTTTACACGTATTCGAAGCCCTGCATCCCTGACATTTATTCTTTGCCCTAAGGTGTCCCCTGCAGACTGCGCAGTTTATTCCACAGGGAGCAATAAGTAAATCAGCATCTGACTGTTCCATATACTATTCCTTTGGAGGTTATTTGAAAATACTTATTCTAAAACCACTCGTCAAGCCATGAAGAGATGAGCTTTATGTATTCAGGGTCGTACCTGTAGTCTCCCGACTGGTTCAACTCAGATATTTCATTCAGGCAGCCGCCGCTGAGGCTCATGTTGTGGTCGCTGTTACTTAGCATCTCAATGCGGAAGTATCTGTTCCCCGATTTGGCAAAAGCATCCTTATATGCCTGCATCGCCTGAACGGGATCGATCTGTGTGTCGTTTTTCCCGTAAACCAGGTAACAAGGGATTGTGACTTTTTCCATTACGGACATTGGATTGAAATGGCTTTCATCTTTTTCATCAATTACGCGCGGCCACCAGCTTTCCGCTATTTTATAAAATGACGAGTCGTAGCCAAGTGAACTTACAACCATCGGGTTATTTTTGTAATAATTTACGGCCTTGTCAAAGACTTCTTTGTCTGTTGTATTTCTTAAGGCGGAAAACATTTCAATATTTTTCTTTGCCCTTTCAGGCGTAATTCCCTCACAGATCATCTGTTTTTCAAGGAGGTAGTTCCACTGGTTCATGGAATTTTCACCCGGACATGAAGAGCCTATCATAAAAGAGATATCTTTGGACTTTGAGATTACAAGCGGCATTATATAGCCCGCCTGGCTGCTTCCGAAAAGGCCCATATCCGACCTGTCGACTGCAGGATGACTGTTCAGCTTTTTAATTGCATCGACAAAAATGTCTGAAAATCCTGCCAAAAGGCTGTCGTCGTTTAGCTTTCCTTTAGAATCGCCATAGCCCGGCTTATCAATCCTGAAATAAGCAAAACCGCGGTCGAGGATGCAGTTAACAAGTTTAATTGTTTCCTTATTCCTGATTTTCCTGAAGCCCGGGCCGCTTCCGGAGACCCAGATTATAACGGGGTATCTTTCATGTTTCAGATCGGGAAGGTAGAGGCTTCCTGCAATCTGAAAACGTCCGGAAGTAAAATTAATGTCTTCAATTCTGCTAACGTGCAGCACAGTATCCGCCTGCGCCAGAAGCACTGCCTGCAAAAGCATCATCCAGAGAAACAATTTTATTTTCATACGGCTCCCGCTTTTTTAGACCCGTTAAACAGGTAAGGGTAATAACCTTATGCAAAATAATATTACAATAAATAAAATGAAAGACATCATAGCGTAATTAGGGTTTTTGTTTTTGAGGAATTTAGTTAGATTTTATTTAGGTCATTGGGAATAAACCTTATGAAAATTTTAATTATAGGCTCGACCGGCGTTCTGGGAAGAAACGTTATACCCCGCCTCATGGAAAAAAATCTGCAGGTTAAGGCCCTGGTGCGCACACAGCTTCAGAGGGAGTATTTTACCTATATGGGAATTGAGGCTGTTGAAGGGGATATTCTTAAGGCAGATTCTGTTTTGAAAGCCTCCGAAGGCTGCCAGACCGCGATGCACCTTGCTACGGTGATCCCTTCAGGCACGGGAACACTTGATTGGTCAATGAACGACCGCGTCCGCAGGGACGGGACACAAAACCTTATTCACGCATGCCGGGAAAACGGCCTGAAGGGGTATTTTCAGCAGAGCATAATTTTCCTTTACGGCAATAACGGAGAGGCCATAATAGATGAATCCTTCCCCCTTAAGCCCCAGCGCTACATACAGTCGGCTTCCGATATGGAGGATATGGTTAAGGAAAGCGGACTTGAATGGAGGATCTTAAGAGGCGGGTCTTTTTACGGTCCCGGCACGGGGCGCGACGAGGACTGGCTTAACCGCGCCAGGGCTGAGAACCTGAAAATTCCGGGAGAAGGAAATAACTACATATCGCTCATAAACGTAGCCGATATTGCCCGGGCATTTACCCTGGCTGTGGATAAAACCGAGCCCGGCAGCATTTTTAATATTGTTGACGATGAGCCGGTTAAAAGCAGGGACCTTTACACGTATATTTCCTCCATTACACACTCCCCTATGCCGCAGAAAGAAGAAGGGGCAAATACCCCCTCCTACCGCTGCAGCAATAAAAAATTCAAGGACAAGACAGGCTGGACACCAGCATTTCCAACATTCAGGAGCGGACTTGCGCAGTATTTAAGACGGGCAACGCTGCCTGAATGCTAGACTGAAGAAGTTTTTTTTGAATAAAAGACCCCATGGATTCATACCTGCATTGAATTTCGTCTCCTTATTCTTTAGTTTGCTCACTCATTTTATTAGTGAATAATGGAATCAATAAAAGAAATATATAAAATCGGCTTTGGGCCTTCTAGCAGCCACACCATTGGTCCCAGAGCGGCCGCAGAAACTTTCAGGAAAATGAGCCCCGACGCATTAAGATACAGGGCTACGTTATACGGAAGCCTGGCTGCAACCGGTAAAGGGCACATGACAGATAAGGCAATAATTGAAAGCCTTTACCCTTTTGAAACCGAAGTCGTCTGGAAGCCTGATGAATTCCTGAAGAAGCACCCGAATGCAATGAAGCTCGAGGCGCTTGACATGAACGGAAACATCACAAACGAATGGACCGTTTATAGTGTAGGTGGCGGCAAGATCGTTGACGATGATCATGACGAGGAGATGCATTCCCTATACGATCTCAGCACGATGGATGACATACTGAAATGGACAAAATCCAAGGGAGGCTCACTGTGGGAATACGTTGAGGAGACCGAGGGAAGCGAAATCTATGAGCACCTGTCGGACGTATGGGCGGTTATGAATGAGTCCATTTCCCGCGGAATTGAGAATGAAGGCATACTGCCCGGAGGCTTAAATCTCAGGCGGAAAGCCTCCTCGTACTTCGTGAAGGCAAAGAATTATACGGGTTCTCTAAAGGAGATGACGCTCATATTTTCATATGCTCTTGCCGTTGCCGAAGAAAACGCAGCGGGAGGAAAGATTGTAACTGCGCCAACCTGCGGGTCGTGCGGGGTTGTGCCGGCGGTATTAAAAAGACTCCAGGAGAGCTTTGACTTTTCGGAGCAGAAGATATTAAGGGCGCTTGCAACGGCTGGGCTTGTAGGCAATATTGTTAAAACCAACGCTTCAATTTCAGGAGCCAAGGTGGGCTGCCAGGGTGAGATTGGAACGGCATGCGCAATGGCCGCAGCCGCCGCAACGCAGCTTTTAGGAGGCACTCCGCACCAGGTTGAGTATGCAGCTGAAATGGGAATTGAGCATCACCTGGGTCTTACGTGCGACCCGATATGCGGACTTGTGCAGGTACCCTGCATTGAGCGCAACGCCTTTGCATGCGAAAGAGCACTGAACACTGCAACCTTTGCCCTCCTTTCCGACGGGCGCCACATAGTTTCTTTTGACAAGATTGTTAAGACGATGAACCAGACGGGCCACGACCTGCCTCACATCTACAAGGAAACTTCCGAAGGCGGCCTGGCTTTATTGTGGGAATAATAAAAATACCTCCCGGAGTCTTTCACCGCGCGGGAAGTCCGAGGTCAGGAAGGCGGCGCCATCCACAGCGGAGAAAGGCGCCGTTTTGTAGAAAAATAATGGGCTACAGTCCGGACCGGCGGCGGCGGTCGCTGTAGAACATTTCCTCGTCAAAGTGCTGGTGGCTGTAGAAGTCACCCGTATCATCGGACTGATAGATTATATCCGGGTCCATAATATGGCGTATTGAGTTTTCGTAAATTCTGGTGATAATGCCTCCGTCATAGAGCGGGTATTCCCTCAGGTTGTTCATTCGTATTTTGGGCACCGTTACCCTGTCATCTTTTTTGTCCACTACAGCCAGTCCCACAGGTATCAGCAGGTGTCTGGCATTAAGCTCGTCGTCCTCATTTTTAAGTGTAATAATCACGTCGAGGTATCTTACTTTCAATGCGGCCGGATCAATTATCAGGTCGTCCACTTCGCCGAATTTCTCGCCGTCACCGCCGTATACGTCAGAGCCGCGGACGTCCGGGTCATCTTTGGATACTTCATAAAAGTCCAGTTCGCTCAGACTGTATAAGAGTCTTTTTTCTTCCCTGCCTTCTCCGGGATTTAATTCCATCTTACTGCCTCCTCTTGTTTTACTTAACGTCGTGTCTACTCGGTTTTTGCTTTCTGAACCATTGCCTGAAGGACAGCTGCCGACTGCTGGAAGAACTGGTCAACCTTTGGCTTTTGGTTTCTTACTTCCGCTTTGGGATCGATTGCCTCGGCTTTCTGCTGGACAATTCCGACCTGGCTTTTCAGGTTAGGATATTTTTTCGCCTGGATTGAATTCATCAGTCCTGAAGCAGTCATAAAAGCATCTCTAATTCTGCCCGACTTTTCCACCGGGGTCCAGTTATTCTGTATGCTGTCCGACAGGGTCTGAAGCCTCCTGCTCTGCTGGATAATATTGTTATCGTTTGCAGCATCCCTGTTTGCCGTAGCTCCAAGGGCAGCAGAGAGAAGATGAAGCCCGTAGCTTGTATACTGCGGCGACTTTGCGTTATCCTCTCTTGTTTTGGAAGTATCCTCAAGGAAACCCACAAACTCCTTTACGCTTCCGGCGACTTTATTGGTATCGACAGTAACCGCAGCGGTTTGTACCGGATTTCTGGAAGCTGTCAGGCTCCTGATAACCATATAAATAATTGCCAAAATTGCAATTGCATATAAGACATAAGATATTGGCGAAGGCCTCTTCGGTTGGATTTTTATATCTGCCATTACTCCCTCCTTAATTAAAAAACTGATTTCCTGAAGCAGAAAGCCAGGAAGTCACACTTTCATATCAGGGATTTCCCACCTATATATTTAATATATTATTTTCTTTTTCTGTTACAATGGAGTAAAAATGCAATCCAGAGCCGGAGTATCGGTGGGAGACCCGGATCTAAAAGTTCGGGCTGGTCAGGCCGGGACAATTACTCAAAACTCATTATGTATTTTAAAAGAAAAAGCATATTTTGAGTAGCGTAATTTAATTAAACAGATATTACTGATATTCATAGCCGGACCTCAAATGCAAAAGCTTTCAAAACTTTCGGTTATTCTGCTGTCGGCTTTACTGTTCATTGCCTCATCAAAAATTTTCGCTTCAGCCGACCCCCTTGTGGGCGGCAAACTGCGCGGTATTGTTACAGATACCACAAACGGCGAGGCAATCCAGTACGCAAACATTTACATCAAAAACCTCCGCCTGGGCTCCCCGACAGACAGTAAAGGGTACTTTTTTATTCCTTCTATTCCCCCCGGAAACCATGTAATCACTGTCTCCTGTATAGGCTACAGGACAAAAGAGATCCTGGCCGAAATCAAGGAAGGCCAAATTACACAATTAAACATACAGCTCATTCCAAGCAGCATCAGGCTGGAAGAGGTTTCCGTAATAGGAAATAAATCAGCCCGTGAAAACGAGATTGACGTGGGGCTGCAGAAGATCAGCATAAAAGAGATACAGATGATGCCCACAGGCGTCGAGGCCGATATTTTCAAGGTCCTTCAGTCTTCTCCCGGAGTAAGTTCAACAGGCGATGTAACCTCCAGGTATTTCGTACGCGGCGGAAACAGCAACCAGAACCTGGTGCTATTAAACGGTGTGACCGTTTACTACCCTTTCCACGCTCTCGGCATCTACAGTACTATAGACCCTGAAATGATTTCAGGCATGGAATTCTATAAAGGAGGCTTTGGGCCTGAATTCGGCGGGAGGCTATCTTCTGTGCTGAATGTCCTTACAAGAGACGGCAATAAAAACAGCCTCCACGCCGCCGGAACGGCAGGACTTTTGTCCGGAAAGGCCTCAGTGGAAGGGCCTATCCACGGCGGCTCATTCCTCGTTACCGGAAGAAAAAGCTATTACGCAAAAGCGCTCAAGAAATTCCTGAACGACCAGGAGGCTCCCTTCGATTTCTATGATTTGTCATTCAAGGTAAACTATGCAAATCCCGAACTCCTTTATAACGGGAAGTTCACGGCTCACGGATTCTTCTCACAGGACATGGTTAAAAATGACGACCCGTTCAAGGAGGACTACAGCATTAAGAACAGACTCTTCGGACTGAACTGGTATCAGATCTGGGCAAGCCCCCTTTTCTCTGAAATCACACTTTCATCCAGCAATTTTGAGGCGGAAGTGATGCCGAACTTAAGCCAGTCGAAGCCCAGGAGTAATTTTGTTCACGACATAACGAGCCAGTGGAACTTTACATATATTTACGACAGCCGCGACGAACTGAATTTCGGAATAGAGAACAAATTCATTTCCACGGGGCTCAAAATGCAGAACCTTTATGGAAAAAACATCTCATTCGACCAATCGGGCTACGGACTTACAGGATTTGCCAATTACAAGTTCTACAGGTATGAGAACATAGGATTTAACCTAGGCATGAGGGTTAACTTTGCAACAATTTCCGAGCTGAGGCCTTTTCTTCTTGAGCCGCGCATTAACGTCACTTATAAGCCTATTCCCACACTCTCATTAAAGGCAGGCCTGGGCAGATACTCCCAGGAGATGGTAACTTTATCAAACGAAAACGACCTCATATCAATTTTTGAGCCCTGGACAATCATTCAGCCAAGCATTGCTGCCAGCGAAGCCACTCAGTTTACTTTAGGCCTAAGCTACTATTTAACGGAAAACTTTACGGTGGACCTGGAAGGATACTATAAGTACCTGACAAATCTTTCGGAGGCAAATTACAACAAGTATTTTGTCACAGATCCCGACTACATAAATGTAAAAGGAGAAGCCTACGGAATTGAAAGTCTCATAAAAATGCAAACCTCGGGAATGTATGTTAAAGCCGGGTACTCTTTAAGCTGGTCGTTTAAGATAGACAGTAAAGGCGTGCGCTACGTTCCCAAATATGACCTCAGGCATTCGCTTAACATTCTTACAGGATACGACCTTGGGCGCGGTTTTGAGTTAAATGCAACGTGGTTCTTAAATTCAGGTCTGCCGTTTTCACCTATAACAGGTTTTTACGACAGGCTTCAGATTGACAACGTTTGGAATGTTCAGGACCTCACCAGCTTTAAGGGTTCAACAATATGGGACAGGCGGAACCTTGAACGCCTGACGGTCTATCACAGGCTGGACATCGGGATGTCGAAGAAGTTCAGCTTTGGCTTCGCACAGTTCACGCTCGATGCAAGCATAATGAATGTTTACAACAGAAAGAACATATTTTACTTTGACAAAAATACCGGAAAGCAGGTCAATATGCTTCCCTTCCTGCCTTCAGTGTCCTTAAAGGTGGAACTATGAAAAAATTATATATTCTGATGCTCATTGCAGCGGCGGCTTTTTTCAACATGTCGTGTGAGGAAACGGTTAGCCCGAAAGCTGCATTCAAAGAGCAGTATGTGCTTACCTGTATTGTTAATATTTCTGCCGACACAGTGCTGGCCGTAATCAGTAAAACTTACGACGTGAACGGCTTTAACCCGGAGGTAAACAAAGTGGACCCGGCTTTAACCGGAGCCGAAATTACAATTACGCAGGGGCAAACCACCTATAAGCTCCACGAAGGTGAAAGGCTGAGAGCAGACACGAGCCGGTACACCAGCCACCAGCAATATTACATTGCAGTGGGAGTTAAATTTGTGGACGGCAAGGATTTGAAGATAGCGGCCAAGCTTCCAAATGGAAGAATCCTTTCGGCCGTTACAACGCCCCCTGATGTTCCACAAATAGAATTCTCATATGAATTCCCCAACGGCGTAGATCCTACGATTAACTGGTATATTGCAGGAGACTATTACACGGCCAGGTGGTATCCTGTTAACAGTAATCATTATACTTTCCCGAGGCTATCCATACCATACCAAAAAAACAAAGAGGGCAAAATTACATCTTTAAGGAAGATAATCCCCATTTCTTATGTAAAACAGGGTGACAAACTTGTCCCTTATTACCCGGGATTCACACAAGCAGACTCGTGCGCTTTTGAATACAAGTCAATAGTGACTTCACTCCATAATCTTCCGGAAGGGGATCCTAATTTGACGGACTACACTTTGAAATATATCGACTTCGAACTTCTTGAGTTTGATGCGCCGCTTACCACCTATTACTCGAGCACAAACGGGCAGATGGATAACTTTTCCATAAGAACAGAGGAGATGGTTTATTCGAATATCAGCGGGGGGCTCGGTATCTTCGGAACTTACAGGAAGACAACGGTCAGAAAAAAGCTGGATGCTTATTATATCACAACTAGACTGGGCTTTAATTGGGACAAAAGCGGAATGTAAAAAGGCCGTAAGAATAGAAAAATTATCCGGGCGGGCATAAGAATTATTCCCGGTGCCGCCCGGGTAATTATTTATAATCCCAGTTCAGCTTTGTTGGCCTTCATGGCTTCAACGCAGAACTGAATGTGCTCATCTAACGGGATGCCGAGCTCTTCGGCGCCTTTTGTAATATCTTCCCTTCTTACAGCACGGGCAAACGCTTTATCCTTCATCTTCTTTTTTACAGATTTCACTTCCACCTCATCAATAGAACGGCTGGGTCTTACGTAGGTGACTGCCGTAATAAAACCTGCCAGCTCATCGCAGGCAAAAAGAGTTTTTTCAAGAAGAGTTTCGCGGGGAATATCTGTAGAGCTTGCGTGCGACATAATTGCGCGCCTGAAGGCCTCGCCGAACCCCTTTTCCTTCAGTATTTCATTTCCCTTAAAAGGATGGTCCTCAAGGGACGGGTACATTTCATAATCGAAATCGTGCA comes from Ignavibacteria bacterium and encodes:
- a CDS encoding NAD(P)-dependent oxidoreductase, encoding MKILIIGSTGVLGRNVIPRLMEKNLQVKALVRTQLQREYFTYMGIEAVEGDILKADSVLKASEGCQTAMHLATVIPSGTGTLDWSMNDRVRRDGTQNLIHACRENGLKGYFQQSIIFLYGNNGEAIIDESFPLKPQRYIQSASDMEDMVKESGLEWRILRGGSFYGPGTGRDEDWLNRARAENLKIPGEGNNYISLINVADIARAFTLAVDKTEPGSIFNIVDDEPVKSRDLYTYISSITHSPMPQKEEGANTPSYRCSNKKFKDKTGWTPAFPTFRSGLAQYLRRATLPEC
- a CDS encoding HDIG domain-containing protein translates to MATREECLAILKEYTKGESLLKHAYAVESCVRAYAKKFGEDTEYWGNVALLHDFDYEMYPSLEDHPFKGNEILKEKGFGEAFRRAIMSHASSTDIPRETLLEKTLFACDELAGFITAVTYVRPSRSIDEVEVKSVKKKMKDKAFARAVRREDITKGAEELGIPLDEHIQFCVEAMKANKAELGL
- a CDS encoding T9SS type A sorting domain-containing protein; protein product: MKKFLTSSVLILLMVQNLFSQNLNNKRVIGYYNWDNSSYPSTAIDFTSLTHICHAFLWPLADGSLDQSQLALYPDMITAAHNNGVKVLVSIGGYGTSAQNTGFKTMVNSATARAAFITNLVNFIKANNYDGADFDWEYPASGDKANFVTLLTDLRAAFNANNIPLMTAAVYNSPSAGYDVPKLNTLLDWIGIMTYDFTGNWEQAGTRLINNSALYSTSQQTYSIDKSVNAWIAGGMSKSKVCAGMPFYGYLMNAPEMYGSITTTSGAKALSYNTIVSSYLNNTGWQYTFDNNTKTPYLRNTAHTQVISFDDTTSTRMKCDYINSKGLAGTIIWKIAQSYNATSKANPLLKTVGDFLLRSNVVSVVPSPDNAVPGDYILSQNYPNPFNPSTTINFSLMKEGNVRLTVFDALGKRVAVVVNEFKPAGNYSVRFDGTSLPGGMYIYRLEAGEFTSAKKFILMK
- a CDS encoding L-serine ammonia-lyase: MESIKEIYKIGFGPSSSHTIGPRAAAETFRKMSPDALRYRATLYGSLAATGKGHMTDKAIIESLYPFETEVVWKPDEFLKKHPNAMKLEALDMNGNITNEWTVYSVGGGKIVDDDHDEEMHSLYDLSTMDDILKWTKSKGGSLWEYVEETEGSEIYEHLSDVWAVMNESISRGIENEGILPGGLNLRRKASSYFVKAKNYTGSLKEMTLIFSYALAVAEENAAGGKIVTAPTCGSCGVVPAVLKRLQESFDFSEQKILRALATAGLVGNIVKTNASISGAKVGCQGEIGTACAMAAAAATQLLGGTPHQVEYAAEMGIEHHLGLTCDPICGLVQVPCIERNAFACERALNTATFALLSDGRHIVSFDKIVKTMNQTGHDLPHIYKETSEGGLALLWE
- a CDS encoding DUF4249 family protein — translated: MKKLYILMLIAAAAFFNMSCEETVSPKAAFKEQYVLTCIVNISADTVLAVISKTYDVNGFNPEVNKVDPALTGAEITITQGQTTYKLHEGERLRADTSRYTSHQQYYIAVGVKFVDGKDLKIAAKLPNGRILSAVTTPPDVPQIEFSYEFPNGVDPTINWYIAGDYYTARWYPVNSNHYTFPRLSIPYQKNKEGKITSLRKIIPISYVKQGDKLVPYYPGFTQADSCAFEYKSIVTSLHNLPEGDPNLTDYTLKYIDFELLEFDAPLTTYYSSTNGQMDNFSIRTEEMVYSNISGGLGIFGTYRKTTVRKKLDAYYITTRLGFNWDKSGM
- a CDS encoding DUF3795 domain-containing protein produces the protein MEQSDADLLIAPCGINCAVCRGHLRAKNKCQGCRASNTCKPKTRVTCQIKTCRVFTDRKTKYCFECEDFPCASLKQLDKRYRTKYGMSVIENLLTIKTSGIRKFLQEEKARWTCKECGGTVCVHTGACSICQLKVSPLRT
- a CDS encoding TonB-dependent receptor, with protein sequence MQKLSKLSVILLSALLFIASSKIFASADPLVGGKLRGIVTDTTNGEAIQYANIYIKNLRLGSPTDSKGYFFIPSIPPGNHVITVSCIGYRTKEILAEIKEGQITQLNIQLIPSSIRLEEVSVIGNKSARENEIDVGLQKISIKEIQMMPTGVEADIFKVLQSSPGVSSTGDVTSRYFVRGGNSNQNLVLLNGVTVYYPFHALGIYSTIDPEMISGMEFYKGGFGPEFGGRLSSVLNVLTRDGNKNSLHAAGTAGLLSGKASVEGPIHGGSFLVTGRKSYYAKALKKFLNDQEAPFDFYDLSFKVNYANPELLYNGKFTAHGFFSQDMVKNDDPFKEDYSIKNRLFGLNWYQIWASPLFSEITLSSSNFEAEVMPNLSQSKPRSNFVHDITSQWNFTYIYDSRDELNFGIENKFISTGLKMQNLYGKNISFDQSGYGLTGFANYKFYRYENIGFNLGMRVNFATISELRPFLLEPRINVTYKPIPTLSLKAGLGRYSQEMVTLSNENDLISIFEPWTIIQPSIAASEATQFTLGLSYYLTENFTVDLEGYYKYLTNLSEANYNKYFVTDPDYINVKGEAYGIESLIKMQTSGMYVKAGYSLSWSFKIDSKGVRYVPKYDLRHSLNILTGYDLGRGFELNATWFLNSGLPFSPITGFYDRLQIDNVWNVQDLTSFKGSTIWDRRNLERLTVYHRLDIGMSKKFSFGFAQFTLDASIMNVYNRKNIFYFDKNTGKQVNMLPFLPSVSLKVEL